In Caloramator sp. E03, the sequence TTGTTCTAACTGTTGATGAGAGGCAGGAAATTGCTGAAAAATTTATAGCAGCAGGGGCAAGCGATTTTGCTTTAAAACCAATAAGAACCCCTGATCTTATATCACGTATAAAAATAAATATTATGATAAATGAGATGCAGGAGAATTATGAAAGAGAAAGAAAGCAAATATTCATTGAAAAAGGAATAAGTAAAGCCACCCTCGATGTTATTTGTAACTATTTAAGTCAGCATGAGGCATTAACAATAGATGAGATAACAAAGGGAGTAAACCTTGCTTACCAGACTGTGCATAGATATATTCAATATTTAATTGAAGAGGGAGTAGTAGAGATAATACCTGTTTATGGACAAGTTGGAAGACCAAAAAATAAATACAAAATATCTACAATGTAATAAAAAATGAATGATAATATATTTTTTGTGCGATTTAAAAAATTTTCAGAGAAAAATGTTAAAAAAATAGGAATATTTAAATGCATAAAGAAATATATATTTACATATTTATAATTTTTAAATATAAAATTATAGGAGGGATATTATTGAAAAGAGTAATAGCATTTTTACTTGCAGCTGTTATGACTTTAAGTTTTGCTGCTTGTGGTCAAAAGGAGAATAATCAAAGTTCTCAGAATTCTGGGCAGCAAAACCAAACAAAGGAGCAAAAGTTCCACATTGGAATTGTAACAGGAACTGTTGCACAATCAGAAGATGAACTTAGAGGCGCTGAAGCTTTTATAAAGGAATATGGTGACGTTGATAACGGAGGAATAGTAAAGCACGTTACATATCCTGACAACTTCATGCAGGAGCAGGAGACAACCATTGCTCAAATTGTAGGCCTTGCAGATGACCCGCTTATGAAGGTTATCGTTGTAAACCAGTCAGTTCCTGGAACTGTTGCAGCATTTAAAAAGATAAAGGAAACAAGACCAGATATATTACTTCTTGCAGGATCACCCCAGGAAGATCCTAACATGATAGAGGAAGCATCAGATCTTGTTGTTGATGTTGATAACGTAAAACGTGGATACCTTATGATTCTTGCTGCAAAGAAGATGGGAGCAAAGACATTTGTTCACATTTCTTTCCCAAGACACATGAGTATTGAACTTCTTTCAAGAAGAAGAAAGATAATGGAAGAAGCTTGTAAAGATTTAGGATTAAAGTTTGCTTTTGAAACTGCTCCAGACCCAATGAGTGACGTTGGAATTCCAGGTGCTCAGCAGTTCATACTTGAAAAAATGCCAGAATGGGTAAAGAAATATGGTAAAGATACAGCTTTCTTCTGTACTAACGATGCTCAGACAGAGCCTCTTTTAAAGAAGGTTGCTGAACTTGGTGCAATATTCGTTGAGCCAGATCTTCCATCACCAATTATGGGATATCCAGGAGCTTTTGGAATAGATCTTAAGGCAGAAGCAGGAAATTGGCCAGCAATACTTAAGAAGGTTGAAGATACTGTAGTTGCTAAAGGCGGCGGAAAGAGAATGGGAACTTGGGCATATTCCTTTAACTATACAACAACAGAAGCTCTTGCAGAATTTGGTAAGAGAGTAGTTGAAGGAACTGCAAAGAAGGATTCCTTTGATGACTTAATGAAGTGCTTTGAAAAGTATACTCCAGGAGCACAGTGGAATGGATCATATTATGTTGATGTTGCAACTGGACAGGAAAAGAAAAACCACGTTTTAGTTTACCAGGATACTTATGTTTTAGGTCAAGGATACCTTGGACAGACTAAGGAAACAATTCCAGAAAAATACAATAACATTAAGTAAAAAATATTAAGTAGACAAGTAACCACTCGCTTTGCGAGTGGGTACTTGTTTGTTTTAAAGCTATTCTGACTTCATAATTAAGAGGTGAAAAAATGTCGGAGGGAAACATTTTATTAAAAGTAGAAAATGTTGGAAAACAATTTGAAGGTAATAGAGTACTGAAGGATGTAAATTTTACCCTCAAAAAAGGGGAAATATTAGGACTTGTTGGAGAAAATGGTGCAGGTAAATCAACTCTTATGAAAATACTTTTTGGAATGAATGTAATTCATGAAACAGGAGGATATGAAGGAAATATATACCTTGATGGACAGAAGGTTAACTTCAAAAACCCTCTTGATGCATTAAATGCAGGAATAGGAATGGTACATCAAGAGTTTTCGTTAATACCTGGATTTACAGCTGCAGAAAATATACTTCTTAATGTTGAGAAAACAAAACCTAATGTTATATCAAAAATATTCGGTAAGAAACTTGAAACTATTGATGAAAAGGAAATGCAAAAATCAGCACAAAAAGCAATCGAAACTTTAGGGGTTGACATAGATCCAGATACATTAGTATCTGAAATGCCAGTAGGGCATAAGCAATTTATAGAAATTGCTAGAGAAATTGATAGGGAGAAAGTTAAGCTTCTTGTTCTTGATGAGCCAACTGCAGTTTTGACTGAAACAGAAGCTGATATACTATTAAAGGCTATGAGAAGACTTGCTGATTTAGGAGTCTCAATTATTTTTATTTCTCATAGGCTAAATGAAATAATATCATCCTGCGATAAACTTGTTGTTTTAAGAGATGGTGTAGTTATAGTTGAAAGGCCGGTTGAAGGTGTTAACATAAGGCAAATAGCAGAGTGGATGGTTGGTCGCTCTGTTGAGAGTGAAAGAAATATAAAACCACGTGAAAGTAGCGATAAAGACATAATTCTTGAAGTTAAAAACCTCTGGGTAGATATGCCTGGAGAAACTGTAAAAGATGTTACTTTTAGTGTAAGAAGAGGAGAGATATTTGGAATTGGAGGACTTGCGGGGCAAGGGAAGCTTGGTATTCCAAATGGTATAATGGGACTTTTTGCATCAGGAGGAGAAGTTAAATTAAATGGTAAAAATCTTCCGCTGAACAATACCTATAATGCACTAAAAAGTGGACTTGCCTTTGTTTCGGAGGACAGAAGAGGGGTAGGACTTTTGCTTGATGAACCAATTGATATGAATATAGCTTTTAATGCTATGCAGGTTCAAGATAAGTTTATAAAAAAATACCTTGGTGGACTTATTAAGTGGTGTGATGATAAAGCAATTAAAGAATGTGCCAATAAATATATAAAAGAGCTTGATATTAAATGTACAAGTGAAAAACAAAAGGTAAGGCAGCTCTCAGGTGGAAATCAGCAGAAGGTTTGCCTTGCAAAGGCCTTTGCTCTTGAGCCAACGCTTTTATTTGTTTCTGAACCTACAAGAGGTATAGATGTTGGGGCTAAGAAATTAGTTCTTGATGCTCTAAGACGCTACAATGAGGAGAATAATACCACAATAGTTATGATATCTTCAGAGCTTGAGGAATTACGTTCAATCTGTGATAGGATTGCGATTGTAAGTGAAGGTAAAATAGCTGGAATACTTCCAGCAAAGGTTTCCGTTACTGATTTTGGCCTTTTAATGTCTGGGATAGATAAACTTGAGGAAGAAGGTGAAAGCAATGAACAGAATTAATCAATTTATAAAGAGCTTTGGCTGGCCACGTATAATTATAGCATTATTCTTAATATCATTGTTCATTGCGGGGCCATTTTTCGGTGTATCAACTGATATGTCTTTAAATGATGTTTTTGTCAGATTCGGAATGAATGCTATTCTTGTTTTGTCAATGGTACCTATGATACAATCTGGCTGCGGCCTTAACTTTGGTATACCAGTAGGACTTGTTGCAGGGCTTATAGGAGCAGTTATGAGCCTTGAATTAAGGCTAACAGGTATTGTGGGTATATTAGCAGCCTTTGCAATTGCTATCATTGCAGCAACTATATTTGGATATTTTTATGGAAAACTTCTTAACAGAGTAAAGGGCGATGAAATGATTATCGCAACTTATGTTGGTTACTCCTTTATATTCTTTATGAATATGATGTGGATAGTACTTCCTTTTAAAAATCCTTCAAGTGTTCAAGGATTTAAGGGCACAGGACTTCGTGTAACAATAAGTGTTCAGGAATATTGGTATCATGTTATAAGTGATTTCTTAAAAATAAACATTACTGATCACTTTACTTTCCCAACAGGCATGTTTCTATTTTTTGCTTTAATGAGTTTTATTGTATGGGCATTTTTTAGAACCAAAATCGGTGTTGCCATAACAGCAGTTGGATCTAATCCTGAATATGCAAGGGCTGCCGGGATTGATGTTGATAAGATGAGAGTTATATCAGTTATCTTTTCAACGATATTGGCTGCCATTGGAATTATCGTTTACCAGCAAAGCTTTGGTTTCATCCAGATGTTCAACGCCCCTCTATCCTTTGTTTTTCCATCGGTTGCTGCAATACTTTTAGGTGGGGCATCGGTGAACAAAGCATCAATTGGTAATGTAATAATAGGTACTATACTATTCCAGGGCATACTTACTATGACGCCATCTGTTATAAACAGCGCTATAAGCATAGATGTCTCAGAAGTTATAAGAATTATAGTATCAAATGGTATGATAGTATATGCCTTAACAAGGAAAGCGAGGTAGAAACATGGAGCTTAATATGAAATCAGTTAGAAGATTTTTTATAGATAGTGCAGTACCGATACTATTTATAATAATAAGTGCAATTGCAATACCCCTTTCAAAATTTACAGGGATATATCTTGTAAGAGAGATTGTAACAAGATTAACAAGGGATACGTTCCTTGTGCTATCGCTTTTGCTTCCTGTTATGGCTGGTATGGGTATAAACTTTGGTATGGTATTAGGAGCAATGGCAGGACAAATAGGATTAATTTTTGTTACAGATTGGGGTATTAAAGGGGCTTTAGGATTAGTTGTGGCAATGATTATATCAACACCAATATCCATAATTCTTGGGTACTTTGGTGGAGCTGTTTTAAATAGAGCAAAGGGACGCGAAATGATAACATCAATGATGCTGGGACTTTTTATATCTGGTATATATCAATTTTTCCTTCTTTATCTTTGCGGAAGCATAATACCAATTAAAAATCCAAAGCTTTTGCTATCAAGGGGATATGGAATAAGAAATGCAATAAATCTTGATACTGCAGGAGCCTTTGATAAATTATTAAGGGTTAAAATAGGAGGAGTTCCTGTTTCCTTTGGAACAATTCTTATTATTGTTGCGATTTGCATATTTACAGCTTGGTTTAGAAAGACAAAACTTGGACAGGACATGAGAGCTGTAGGGCAGGATATGGCTGTTGCTGATGCAGCAGGAATTAAAGTAGAAAAGACTCGTATACAATCAATTATTATATCAACTGTTCTTGCATGCTATGGACAGATTATATATCTTCAAAACATAGGGACTATAAACACATACAATGGAGCTGATCAGGCAGCACTGTTTGCAGCAGCAGCACTACTGGTTGGAGGTGCTACTGTTAGTAAAGCAACAATTTTAAATGCAATAGTAGGTACGGGGCTTTTCCATCTTATGTTTGTAGTTATGCCTATGGCAGGCAAAAACCTTACAGGTTCTGCTATGCTTGGTGAATACTTTAGAATGTTCGTATCCTATGGAGTTGTAACAATAGCACTAGTTCTTCATGCGTGGAAGAGACAAAAGGATAAGGAGATGGACAGGGCTCAGTTTAGAGTCGATGTAAAACCTTCAAAATAATATAAAACAGAACCGATATAGCCTAAATCAGGTTATATCGGTTCTGTTTTGCTTAAAATATCTTTTTAAATATATCTCTTAACCATTCAAGGAATCCTTTGCTTTCCTTTGTTTTGGTTTGAACACATGTTTTAGAAACTACGGGAGCTTTGATCTCCTCAGTTCTCATTATAAATTTGACGCTTCCTTCCATGTCTTCTCCTATTCCACAGAAGGCTTTATAATCCTTAGATAATTTTACTATTTCATCCTTTGATTTTATTATATCATCAATATTTCCTAATTTACCATTAACCTTTGAGTCTATTTTATCTATTCCCTCATTTTTAAATTTCTTCATATTCTTGTCAAGTTCCTTTGTACCATTAGAAAGCTTCTCACTTCCCTCATTAAGTTTAACAGAGCCTTCATAAGCACTTTCCATTCCTTTTGAGAATTCATCTGTTCCCTGTGATAGAGCCATAGAGCCTTGATGGAGAGAATTTAATCCTTCATAGAGATTTTTATTTCCCTGTGCAATGTTTGAAATTGAAGGTCCAACCTGTTTTAATCCTTCGCTTAAAACTTTGCTCGACTCTGTAAGCTTATTTGCACCTTCAGATAGTGAATTTCCTGCATTTTGAAGTTCCTGTGCATGGGATTTTAAAGTTTCTCCTCCCTTTGAAATCAAATATGCGCCATCAGCAGCTTTTTTTTGACCATCCTGAAGGGATGAGAGAGCTGAATTTAGATTATCTGTACCGTTTTTAATGCTTACAATCCCTGCTTCAAGCTGAGATAGAGCCTCAACATATTGATTTCCTGAATCAAGAAGCTGTTTTAGGTAAGCTTTTTGAGTTTCAAGGCCTGATGTAAGCTTCTCTTGAATTTCCTTTGCCTGTGGGATTGGAGATAAAAGTGAAACTATTGTTTCAAGACCGTCAACACCCTTAATCAAAAGTTCTATTGCACTGTTTTCTTTTGTTTTTGCTTCTTTTAATTTTGATATAACTTCAAGGCTTTTTGAAGCACCATCGGATATCTGCTTTTCACCGTTTTTAATCTGCTCAGTGGCTGAAAGGAGCTTATTTAGTCCATCATAAAGTTCACCAGTTTTTTGAGATAACTCCATTGTACCATCTGCAATTTTAACTGCTCCATCTGCAAACTTTTTTGAGCCTGTAGCAAAGTTTTCAGCTCCATTTGCATAATCTACTGTTCCCTTTGAAAGCTTTTCTGTGCCTGAAGATAATGCAGCTGCCCCCTCGTAAAGCTTTTTTGCCCCATTTAATGCATCTTCAGTGCCTTTTGTAAGCTTTTTTGCACCATCGTTTATCTTCTTTGAAAATGAATTAAGAGTATCAAGACCTAATGTTAGTTTATTCATGTTGTCAGAAAGTTCCTTAGCACCCTGTGCTATTTTTCCTGTACCATCGGATAGTTTGTAGGTTGCATCCTTAATTTTTGAAATACCATCGATTAAGTCTTTTATGTTGTTAGCTCCTTCAATCTTACCTATATCAATTATTTTTGGAGTTGCGGTTATAATAATTGGTTTTAATTCAAAGTTTGTGCACTCTGCTTCAATTGTTAAGTTTTCAGGTATATCGATTAAACTCTCATCAATTCCAAGGCTGTCTTTAAGTCCCAATACTGTTGCAAAGGTTATAACCTGATTGTTTCCATCGGATAGCATTTCTCCAGAGTTTATCTTTACGTTTTTAAAATTATCAAGGGGCAGATTAACAGCTGCAACAACTGTAAAAGGAGTATATATAACTTTATTTTTACCATTTATCTTTGCTGTGTGGGCATCTTTATTCTTTAATTCTATATTTATTTTAATTTTACCACTTTTTCCCGCAATTTCTTCAGGGCTTACTTTGCTTCCATCTAAATAGTAACTAATATTAATATTTATTGGAAGAGATTTATCGGTTTTCCCCTGATAGAATATATCGTTTTTGTTTGTTTTCCAAATTAAAGTATCCCCAGATATAATTGGCTTTTCATCGCCTTTTACATTAGTAATAGAGCTTAATGTGGATTTGTCCTTTATTTCTATATCAGCCTTGTCGCTATGAAGATAGTCGCTTACAATGACTTCCTTTTTTTGCCCCTCTGCAGATAATATTGCATATACAGATTCATCCTTTTTAACTAAATCCTTTGCAAAGGCTATATTTGTCAGCATAAAGCATGCTATTGAAAATATGGCTACTGTTTTTACAAAATAATTTTTAATTGTCATTTTTATTCCTCCTCCTTGGCCAGTCTAAGTTTTAATGCAGGCTTTTTATTCCAGTTCCTGCTTGTTGCAGCTATTATTTTTTCGCTAACAAGAAGAATAGAGGGCAGAATTAAAATTATAACTATCATACTTATAAGTGCTCCTCTTCCTAGCATCTTACAAAGAGTTTGAATCATATCCATCTTTGCAATAAGTCCAACCCCAATAGTTGCGGCAAAAAAACACATAGCACTGGTTACGATAGATACGGCACTTCCTTGAACAGCTATTTTCATAGCTTCAAATTTATCAGCACCATTTCTTATTTCTTCCCTGAATCTTGATGTTAAAAGTATTGCATAGTCAACGGTAGCACCAAGCTGTATGCAGCCGATAACTATTGAAGCTATAAAGGGAAGAGTTTGATTCATATAAAATGGTATTGCCATGTTTATAAATATTGCAAGTTCTATGCAAAGAACAAGTATTATTGGTATAGATAAAGAAGTAAAAACAATCAGTATTATTGCAAATATCGATGCTATTGAAACAAGGCTTGATTTATTAAAATCTTTATTTGCAAGGTCGATTAAATCCTTTGTCAAAGGCCCTTCTCCAGCTACAATTCCGTGTATATCATAGGATTTTACTATAAAGTTTAAATCCTTAACCTGGTTATTTTCTTCTTTAGTTGCTGCTTTATATTTTGAAGTAGCGATTATTAATTTATAACCTCCCTTTGTAGAGATTTCTCGAATATCTTCAGGGATAAAGCTTTCTGGTATTCTTGTTCCTACGAATTTGTCATAGGCTATAACATGTTCAATCCCATCAACCTTTTCTATTTTTTTGACCATTTCATTTACCTTATAGGCAGGTATTTTGCTGTTTATTAGTATCATATGAATAGTTGTCATTTCATACTCATTTTTAAGCTTGTTTGTAGCAACAACTGATTTTAAATCCTTTGGAAGGGATTCATCGAGGTTATAGTATACTTTAACATTTGACTGTCCAAAAATTGCTGGTATGAATAATATCAAAAAGGCTATTGCAAATACTTTATAATATTTAGTTACTATATTAGCTATTTTTTCAAAGGACGGAAGATACACCCTGTGATGATATTTGTCTATCTGGCTGTCAAAGGTTAATATAAGGGATGGAAGTATTGTAACAGCAGTTAAAACTCCAATTAAAACTCCCTTTGCCATAACGATTCCCATATCTTTCCCTATTCCAAGGCTCATTACGCAAAGGGCTAAAAATCCTGCAACTGTTGTAAGAGAGCTCCCAGTTATTGCAACAAAGGTCGCTTCAATGGCATTTGCCATCGCCAGAGCCTTATCCTCAATATTTTGCTTTTCTTCTTCATATCTATGAAGAAGAAATATTGAGTAGTCCATCGTAACTCCAAGCTGAAGAACAGCAGCAAGAGCCTTTGTGATATAGGATATCTGTCCTAAAAATTTATTCGTTCCAAGGTTGTAAATAACCGCAAAACCTATTGAGATTATAAATAAAAAGGGTATAAAATAGGATTCCATTGAGAAACTTAAAACTAAAAGGCAGAGCACAACTGCAAGAAGTACATATATAGGAGTTTCTTTGTCTGCAAGGTCTTTTGTATCCTTTACAATTGCAGCAAGCCCTCCAAGGAAACACTGCTCATTTGTAACTTTTCTGATACTGCTTATTGCATCCATAGTTACCTTTGATGAAGCGGATTCGTTAAATTTTATAAAAAGCAGCGTTGAATTTTTTCTGTAAAAAAAATCTTTGATTTCATCAGGAAGTATTTCCTTAGGTATGCTCGTATCTAAGGCATCGCTTATCCATATAACCTTTTCAACACCATTTACTTTTTCGATTTTCTCTTTAAGTTT encodes:
- a CDS encoding ABC transporter permease subunit gives rise to the protein MELNMKSVRRFFIDSAVPILFIIISAIAIPLSKFTGIYLVREIVTRLTRDTFLVLSLLLPVMAGMGINFGMVLGAMAGQIGLIFVTDWGIKGALGLVVAMIISTPISIILGYFGGAVLNRAKGREMITSMMLGLFISGIYQFFLLYLCGSIIPIKNPKLLLSRGYGIRNAINLDTAGAFDKLLRVKIGGVPVSFGTILIIVAICIFTAWFRKTKLGQDMRAVGQDMAVADAAGIKVEKTRIQSIIISTVLACYGQIIYLQNIGTINTYNGADQAALFAAAALLVGGATVSKATILNAIVGTGLFHLMFVVMPMAGKNLTGSAMLGEYFRMFVSYGVVTIALVLHAWKRQKDKEMDRAQFRVDVKPSK
- a CDS encoding sugar ABC transporter ATP-binding protein: MSEGNILLKVENVGKQFEGNRVLKDVNFTLKKGEILGLVGENGAGKSTLMKILFGMNVIHETGGYEGNIYLDGQKVNFKNPLDALNAGIGMVHQEFSLIPGFTAAENILLNVEKTKPNVISKIFGKKLETIDEKEMQKSAQKAIETLGVDIDPDTLVSEMPVGHKQFIEIAREIDREKVKLLVLDEPTAVLTETEADILLKAMRRLADLGVSIIFISHRLNEIISSCDKLVVLRDGVVIVERPVEGVNIRQIAEWMVGRSVESERNIKPRESSDKDIILEVKNLWVDMPGETVKDVTFSVRRGEIFGIGGLAGQGKLGIPNGIMGLFASGGEVKLNGKNLPLNNTYNALKSGLAFVSEDRRGVGLLLDEPIDMNIAFNAMQVQDKFIKKYLGGLIKWCDDKAIKECANKYIKELDIKCTSEKQKVRQLSGGNQQKVCLAKAFALEPTLLFVSEPTRGIDVGAKKLVLDALRRYNEENNTTIVMISSELEELRSICDRIAIVSEGKIAGILPAKVSVTDFGLLMSGIDKLEEEGESNEQN
- a CDS encoding response regulator; the protein is MNKSINKKKIVIIDDEPDIQYTIKEICEYGGWEGIIAKNSKDGYELCKKTNPNLVIVDYHMPDWDGLTTVKKIREFNKVVSILVLTVDERQEIAEKFIAAGASDFALKPIRTPDLISRIKINIMINEMQENYERERKQIFIEKGISKATLDVICNYLSQHEALTIDEITKGVNLAYQTVHRYIQYLIEEGVVEIIPVYGQVGRPKNKYKISTM
- a CDS encoding DUF3798 domain-containing protein, whose translation is MKRVIAFLLAAVMTLSFAACGQKENNQSSQNSGQQNQTKEQKFHIGIVTGTVAQSEDELRGAEAFIKEYGDVDNGGIVKHVTYPDNFMQEQETTIAQIVGLADDPLMKVIVVNQSVPGTVAAFKKIKETRPDILLLAGSPQEDPNMIEEASDLVVDVDNVKRGYLMILAAKKMGAKTFVHISFPRHMSIELLSRRRKIMEEACKDLGLKFAFETAPDPMSDVGIPGAQQFILEKMPEWVKKYGKDTAFFCTNDAQTEPLLKKVAELGAIFVEPDLPSPIMGYPGAFGIDLKAEAGNWPAILKKVEDTVVAKGGGKRMGTWAYSFNYTTTEALAEFGKRVVEGTAKKDSFDDLMKCFEKYTPGAQWNGSYYVDVATGQEKKNHVLVYQDTYVLGQGYLGQTKETIPEKYNNIK
- a CDS encoding ABC transporter permease subunit — encoded protein: MNRINQFIKSFGWPRIIIALFLISLFIAGPFFGVSTDMSLNDVFVRFGMNAILVLSMVPMIQSGCGLNFGIPVGLVAGLIGAVMSLELRLTGIVGILAAFAIAIIAATIFGYFYGKLLNRVKGDEMIIATYVGYSFIFFMNMMWIVLPFKNPSSVQGFKGTGLRVTISVQEYWYHVISDFLKINITDHFTFPTGMFLFFALMSFIVWAFFRTKIGVAITAVGSNPEYARAAGIDVDKMRVISVIFSTILAAIGIIVYQQSFGFIQMFNAPLSFVFPSVAAILLGGASVNKASIGNVIIGTILFQGILTMTPSVINSAISIDVSEVIRIIVSNGMIVYALTRKAR
- a CDS encoding efflux RND transporter permease subunit, which encodes MTVLKKFGLLVTKHKTTTLIIAAVLLIPAIFGMVSTKINYDILTYLPKNLDTMKGQEILDKSFHNAATSMLIIENMESKDVLKLKEKIEKVNGVEKVIWISDALDTSIPKEILPDEIKDFFYRKNSTLLFIKFNESASSKVTMDAISSIRKVTNEQCFLGGLAAIVKDTKDLADKETPIYVLLAVVLCLLVLSFSMESYFIPFLFIISIGFAVIYNLGTNKFLGQISYITKALAAVLQLGVTMDYSIFLLHRYEEEKQNIEDKALAMANAIEATFVAITGSSLTTVAGFLALCVMSLGIGKDMGIVMAKGVLIGVLTAVTILPSLILTFDSQIDKYHHRVYLPSFEKIANIVTKYYKVFAIAFLILFIPAIFGQSNVKVYYNLDESLPKDLKSVVATNKLKNEYEMTTIHMILINSKIPAYKVNEMVKKIEKVDGIEHVIAYDKFVGTRIPESFIPEDIREISTKGGYKLIIATSKYKAATKEENNQVKDLNFIVKSYDIHGIVAGEGPLTKDLIDLANKDFNKSSLVSIASIFAIILIVFTSLSIPIILVLCIELAIFINMAIPFYMNQTLPFIASIVIGCIQLGATVDYAILLTSRFREEIRNGADKFEAMKIAVQGSAVSIVTSAMCFFAATIGVGLIAKMDMIQTLCKMLGRGALISMIVIILILPSILLVSEKIIAATSRNWNKKPALKLRLAKEEE